In the genome of Angustibacter sp. Root456, one region contains:
- a CDS encoding response regulator, translated as MRILVVDDSRVMRQIVVRTLRQAGFGGHEIVEAVDGVDGLAKVAETEPDLVLSDWNMPNLTGIDFLRALRASGNGVEFGFVTSEGSDDMQELAQNAGARFVIVKPFTPEAFENALSPVLA; from the coding sequence ATGAGGATCCTGGTCGTCGACGACAGCCGCGTGATGCGGCAGATCGTCGTGCGCACGTTGCGGCAGGCCGGTTTCGGTGGTCACGAGATCGTCGAGGCCGTGGACGGCGTCGATGGGCTGGCCAAGGTCGCGGAGACCGAGCCCGACCTCGTGCTCTCGGACTGGAACATGCCGAACCTCACCGGGATCGACTTCCTGCGCGCCCTGCGGGCGTCCGGGAACGGCGTGGAGTTCGGTTTCGTGACGTCGGAGGGCTCTGACGACATGCAGGAGCTCGCGCAGAACGCCGGCGCGCGGTTCGTGATCGTCAAGCCCTTCACGCCCGAGGCGTTCGAGAACGCCCTCTCACCGGTACTGGCCTGA
- a CDS encoding chemotaxis protein CheX, whose translation MSTAEGVLVSSDELWSIVGEVWESILDHSAMRVDHAFNLDEAMTSAVTISGDWNGVVTFTCPRTAGVAIARAMLALGPEDDVSDEDVVDALGEIANVVGGQVKALCAGDNHLGLPLVSHGMVLPHAQPCCRIGVEWARHVARVAVWRSTASAVDSVDGGAR comes from the coding sequence ATGAGCACCGCTGAGGGGGTGCTCGTCTCCAGCGACGAGCTCTGGAGCATCGTGGGCGAGGTCTGGGAGTCGATCCTCGATCACTCGGCGATGCGGGTCGACCACGCCTTCAACCTCGACGAGGCGATGACCAGTGCCGTCACGATCAGCGGCGACTGGAACGGCGTCGTCACGTTCACGTGCCCGCGAACGGCAGGCGTCGCCATCGCCCGCGCGATGCTCGCCCTCGGCCCCGAGGACGACGTGAGCGACGAGGACGTCGTGGACGCGCTGGGAGAGATCGCGAACGTGGTGGGCGGTCAGGTGAAGGCGCTGTGCGCCGGCGACAACCACCTGGGTCTGCCGCTGGTGAGCCACGGCATGGTGCTGCCTCACGCGCAGCCGTGCTGTCGGATCGGGGTGGAGTGGGCGCGACACGTCGCCCGCGTCGCAGTGTGGCGCTCGACGGCGAGCGCCGTCGACTCAGTGGATGGAGGGGCACGATGA
- a CDS encoding response regulator — MRALVIDDSRAMRRIVSRILVDLGYEVVEAGDGQQALDVLRSAGPVPNLACVDWNMPVMDGLTFVTTVRANREWRDLTLMMVTTESEQSQIVRALAAGAHEYLIKPFTPDALRDKLLLLGLVPEEVGA; from the coding sequence ATGCGAGCACTCGTCATCGACGATTCGCGGGCGATGCGTCGCATCGTCTCGCGGATCCTCGTCGACCTCGGGTACGAGGTGGTGGAGGCAGGGGACGGCCAGCAGGCGCTGGACGTCCTCAGGTCCGCAGGCCCCGTGCCGAACTTGGCGTGCGTCGACTGGAACATGCCCGTCATGGACGGCCTCACGTTCGTCACCACGGTGCGGGCCAACCGGGAGTGGCGCGACCTCACGCTCATGATGGTGACCACCGAGAGCGAGCAGTCGCAGATCGTGCGCGCGCTGGCCGCCGGTGCCCACGAGTACCTCATCAAGCCCTTCACCCCCGATGCCCTGCGCGACAAGCTGTTGCTGCTCGGGCTCGTCCCCGAGGAGGTCGGCGCATGA
- a CDS encoding protein-glutamate O-methyltransferase CheR → MTIAPDSFGFVCDLVRRESAIVLEAGKEYLVESRLLPLARAQGDADIDAYVARARRSPHGPVVREIVEALTTNETSWFRDSEPFVAMRTKLVPELAAARSTSRRLRVWSAACSSGQEPYSIAMNLLDAPQLAGWRLEVLGTDLSLEMVERCRNGRYSQLEMNRGLPASELVRWFERDGAAWRVRPELAAVTSFRQLNLVRPLAPLGQFDLIFLRNVLIYFDLETKRDVLRRLRSLLAPDGYLFMGASETTMGVDDSWERVPIGRGSVYRIKQSTWKDG, encoded by the coding sequence ATGACCATCGCGCCGGACTCGTTCGGCTTCGTCTGCGACCTGGTGCGCCGTGAGAGCGCCATCGTGCTGGAGGCCGGCAAGGAGTACCTGGTCGAGTCCCGACTGCTGCCGCTCGCGCGGGCCCAGGGCGACGCCGACATCGACGCCTACGTGGCCCGGGCTCGGCGTTCCCCGCACGGGCCCGTGGTGCGCGAGATCGTCGAGGCCCTCACCACCAACGAGACGTCGTGGTTCCGCGACAGCGAGCCCTTCGTGGCGATGCGCACCAAGCTCGTGCCCGAGCTGGCGGCGGCCCGGTCGACGTCGCGCCGCCTGCGCGTGTGGTCGGCCGCCTGCTCCAGCGGCCAGGAGCCCTACAGCATCGCCATGAACCTGCTCGACGCGCCTCAGCTGGCCGGCTGGCGGCTCGAGGTGCTGGGCACCGACCTGTCGCTCGAGATGGTGGAGCGCTGCCGCAACGGTCGCTACAGCCAGCTCGAGATGAACCGCGGCCTGCCGGCGTCCGAGCTCGTGCGGTGGTTCGAGCGTGACGGCGCGGCGTGGCGGGTGCGGCCCGAGCTGGCGGCCGTGACGTCGTTCCGCCAGCTCAACCTCGTGCGACCGCTGGCGCCGTTGGGCCAGTTCGACCTCATCTTCTTGCGCAACGTGCTGATCTACTTCGACCTCGAGACCAAACGCGATGTGCTGCGCCGCCTGCGCAGTCTGTTGGCTCCCGACGGCTACCTGTTCATGGGGGCGAGCGAAACCACGATGGGGGTCGACGACTCCTGGGAGCGCGTGCCGATCGGCCGCGGCTCCGTGTACCGGATCAAGCAGAGCACCTGGAAGGACGGCTGA